A window of Conexivisphaerales archaeon contains these coding sequences:
- a CDS encoding DsrE/DsrF/DrsH-like family protein — protein MADKLAMVVFSGTVDKLLPVGIIASGGVAMGLDVEIFLTFWGLNAFRKDWVNRNTRFSKDYEDMAAMMMQVMKDKNVPSWFETLKKAKEIGNVRIHACAMTYDMLQMKKDDLVDIVDDVMAVGEFVDIAKDAKFTLFI, from the coding sequence ATGGCTGATAAACTTGCCATGGTAGTTTTCTCGGGAACTGTTGATAAACTTCTCCCCGTAGGTATAATCGCATCAGGCGGAGTTGCTATGGGGCTTGACGTAGAAATATTCCTTACCTTTTGGGGCTTGAATGCTTTCAGAAAGGATTGGGTGAATAGGAATACAAGATTCAGCAAAGACTATGAAGATATGGCAGCTATGATGATGCAAGTGATGAAGGATAAGAATGTACCGTCATGGTTTGAAACATTAAAGAAGGCAAAGGAAATAGGAAACGTAAGAATTCATGCCTGCGCCATGACCTATGACATGCTACAAATGAAGAAAGATGATCTTGTAGATATTGTTGACGATGTCATGGCGGTTGGAGAATTCGTTGATATAGCCAAA